From Phocoena phocoena chromosome 16, mPhoPho1.1, whole genome shotgun sequence, a single genomic window includes:
- the LOC136135965 gene encoding LOW QUALITY PROTEIN: protein CASC2-like (The sequence of the model RefSeq protein was modified relative to this genomic sequence to represent the inferred CDS: inserted 2 bases in 1 codon), protein MIHEKMHLLLFSEKRVNQYQHRTAEERKPIYNDYQAFPGDIHRHSQRKTQIHFSVSEKQLILWRLEESSTHHNSIDINAXEACGCALTQRQTFHLDMATCPRVTEINSAHCECLPGSRKGQFQL, encoded by the exons ATGATACATGAGAAGATGCACCTTCTTCTGTTCAGTGAGAAACGTGTGAATCAATATCAACACAGAACTGCTGAAGAAAGAAAACCTATATA CAATGATTACCAAGCCTTTCCAGGCGACATCCACAGACATTCTCAAAGAAAAACCCAGATCCACTTCTCC GTCTCTGAAAAGCAACTTATTCTCTGGAGACTTGAGGAATCATCTACACATCACAATTCTATAGACATCAATGC TGAAGCATGTGGATGTGCTTTAACACAGAGGCAGACCTTCCATTTGGACATGGCCACCTGTCCACGTGTCACTGAAATTAATTCAGCCCATTGTGAGTGCCTGCCTGGAAGCCGGAAAGGCCAATTTCAGCTCTAA